A part of Fusarium oxysporum Fo47 chromosome III, complete sequence genomic DNA contains:
- a CDS encoding STE like transcription factor-domain-containing protein, which produces MYPQHSTMAPQKPETFMLSTEAQQALPHDAQVALQQVDNLKYFLISAPVDWQPDQYIRRFLLPTGEYVSCILWNNLFHISGTDIVRCLSFRFQAFGRPVKNSKKFEEGIFSDLRNLKSGTDASLEEPKSAFLDFLYKNNCIRTQKKQKVFYWYSVPHDRLFLDALERDLKREKMGQEATTVAVSEPALSFQYDSSQSLYEQLTKAQQANSSSFSAQQSAFSQSQSTSPVMRAMDSMPPPPTMMPQSMPPLAEGMDAMVPYGAMAVPHPMAQAVPVKREPDFTRVQYNHNGVPITQGHQRHASMPAYGLEYSPAPSFVSSQYEDYSNRGISFEPITPPQQALGISAEPAYIANEETGLYSAIPDHMASMNGLNGMVQLPPSNLAGPQFSRPYGTNNVYSVIEGSPTYKQRRRRSSIPPSMSAITTPAATAQAAPHTHTHRPSELRRSISASVGPVAEGDESADNSPPGLSYSTSTVSVNTQHHQNMSRHGTPLSTVEGSPAAHSMGMHQQEFPHLASEEFSGDVNDQRRSVPAPNGAVRRARSATVMEVGPYPQKSHSCPIPTCGRLFKRLEHLKRHVRTHTQERPYICPHCSKAFSRSDNLAQHKRTHGREDGGDGSLNLSGEEDEDFSGDDHLGSLEEASPHSDSAYVTGSLNAAAHGSTPPSSMAPTQSYNSLETLSMPMTMSQPAAINASGMM; this is translated from the exons TGAAGTACTTCCTCATCTCAGCTCCTGTCGACTGGCAGCCCGATCAGTACATTCGCCGATTCTTGTTGCCAACTGGCGAATATGTCTCTTGCATTCTCTG GAACAATCTTTTTCACATTTCTGGTACAGATATCGTGAGATGCCTGTCGTTCCGATTCCAGGCTTTTGGCCGTCCTGTCAAAAACTCCAAGAAGTTTGAGGAGGGCATCTTCTCCGACTTGCGAAATCTCAAGTCTGGTACCGACGCTTCTCTGGAGGAGCCAAAGAGCGCCTTCCTCGACTTTCTCTACAAGAACAACTGCATCCGAAcacaaaagaagcaaaaggtCTTTTACTGGTACAGTGTCCCACACGACCGTCTGTTTCTTGACGCGCTGGAACGCGATCTTAAGCGTGAGAAGATGGGCCAGGAAGCCACCACCGTTGCTGTCAGCGAACCGGCTCTGTCTTTTCAATACGACTCGTCTCAGTCGCTCTATGAGCAACTGACTAAGGCGCAGCAAGccaactcctcctctttcAGCGCCCAGCAGTCTGCTTTCTCTCAGAGCCAGTCCACCTCCCCAGTTATGCGTGCGATGGACTCGATGCCTCCTCCCCCGACAATGATGCCACAGTCCATGCCCCCTTTGGCGGAGGGGATGGACGCAATGGTACCTTATGGCGCGATGGCGGTGCCTCACCCAATGGCCCAAGCCGTCCCTGTCAAGAGGGAACCTGATTTCACCCGTGTTCAGTACAACCACAATGGTGTCCCAATCACTCAAGGGCACCAGCGCCATGCTTCAATGCCTGCTTATGGTCTCGAGTATTCGCCAGCCCCTTCATTCGTCTCCTCTCAGTACGAGGATTACAGCAACCGAGGAATATCCTTTGAACCCATTACGCCCCCTCAACAGGCTTTGGGTATCTCAGCTGAGCCCGCGTATATCGCCAATGAGGAGACAGGCTTGTACTCGGCCATTCCTGACCATATGGCTAGCATGAACGGTCTTAACGGCATGGTTCAACTGCCACCTTCCAACTTGGCGGGCCCTCAGTTCTCTCGTCCCTATGGTACAAACAACGTCTACTCTGTGATCGAAGGTTCACCGACATATAAGCagagaagacggcgttcaTCCATTCCTCCATCTATGTCGGCAATTACGACCCCAGCTGCTACTGCCCAAGCAGCCCCACACACACACACTCACCGGCCTTCTGAGCTTCGCCGATCAATTTCTGCCTCAGTTGGCCCCGTAGCTGAAGGTGATGAATCAGCAGACAACTCGCCTCCCGGTCTCTCCTACAGCACCTCCACGGTTTCTGTTAACACCCAACACCACCAGAATATGTCAAGGCATGGAACCCCGCTGTCGACTGTGGAAGGAAGCCCTGCTGCCCACTCAATGGGCATGCACCAGCAAGAGTTTCCTCACCTTGCTAGCGAGGAATTTTCTGGTGATGTCAATGATCAGCGCCGCTCTGTTCCTGCTCCCAACGGCGCTGTCAGACGTGCTCGCTCCGCGACCGTCATGGAAGTTGGTCCATATCCTCAGAAGTCACACTCTTGCCCCATTCCCACCTGTGGCCGTCTTTTCAAGCGTTTGGAACATCTCAAGCG ACATGTGCGAACACATACACAAGAGAGACCTTACATCTGTCCCCACTGCAGTAAAGCATTCTCAAGATCTGATAACCTGGCGCA ACACAAGCGTACCCATGGCCGTGAAGATGGCGGAGATGGTTCCTTGAACCTGTcaggcgaggaagatgaggactTCTCTGGTGATGACCACCTTGGCTCACTCGAAGAAGCCTCACCACACTCTGATAGCGCCTATGTGACCGGCTCCCTGAACGCTGCTGCCCATGGCTCAACCCCACCCTCAAGTATGGCACCCACACAATCATATAATAGTCTCGAGACTCTGAGCATGCCCATGACAATGAGCCAACCGGCTGCTATCAACGCCAGCGGTATGATGTAA